In Stenotrophomonas sp. ESTM1D_MKCIP4_1, a single genomic region encodes these proteins:
- a CDS encoding P-II family nitrogen regulator: MKLISAIIRPFKLDEVREALSDAGVSGITVTEVKGFGRQKGHTELYRGAEYVVDFLPKIKIETVVTDERADAVIEAIQSSAGTGKIGDGKIFVTAVEQVIRIRTGEIGADAL; the protein is encoded by the coding sequence ATGAAACTGATCTCCGCAATCATCCGACCGTTCAAGCTCGACGAGGTCCGCGAGGCCCTTTCCGACGCTGGCGTGTCGGGCATCACCGTGACCGAAGTGAAAGGTTTCGGTCGCCAGAAGGGCCACACCGAGCTGTATCGCGGCGCCGAGTACGTCGTCGATTTCCTGCCCAAGATCAAGATCGAAACCGTGGTCACCGACGAGCGTGCCGACGCGGTGATCGAAGCGATCCAGTCGTCTGCAGGCACCGGCAAGATCGGCGACGGCAAGATCTTCGTCACTGCCGTCGAGCAGGTCATCCGTATCCGCACCGGCGAAATCGGTGCTGACGCGCTGTAA
- the amt gene encoding ammonium transporter, with product MKMRLFTGWQARFHLVCLLMLLSALAAGAWPGTAHAQAQVSPLPTEPVAVEPLQAPAAAAPAAAEAAAPAFDHGDVAWMLTSTLLVLLMVVPGLALFYGGLVRSKNVLSVLSQILVVFSLVLLLWVSYGYSAVFSAGNPFFGSFTEFAFLKGFTPDSVGNTPIAGLPDYLFVAFQSTFAGITTALIVGAFAERIKFRAVLLFSALWFTFSYIPMAHIVWGGGYLGEMGAIDFAGGTVVHINAGVAGLVGAWFLGKRLGYGQTALKPHNVPFTYIGAMLLWVGWFGFNAGSAAAADTVASLAFLNTVLATAAAVLGWTLVEAITKGKPSALGAASGAVAGLVGITPACGTVGPLGAIVIGFVAGVVCVWGVTGLKRLLKVDDTADVFGVHGVGGIVGAILTGVFSAQSLGGTKADLDIGHQVWVQVVSVGLTVVWSAVVTAAILLLVKVVVGLRVTEEAERTGLDVTSHGESAYEA from the coding sequence ATGAAGATGCGCCTTTTCACCGGGTGGCAAGCCCGGTTCCATCTGGTGTGCCTGCTGATGCTGCTCAGTGCCCTGGCTGCAGGTGCCTGGCCGGGCACGGCCCACGCCCAGGCCCAGGTTTCGCCGCTGCCCACCGAACCGGTTGCGGTCGAGCCGCTGCAGGCCCCGGCAGCGGCGGCTCCCGCCGCAGCTGAAGCCGCGGCCCCGGCCTTCGACCACGGCGACGTGGCCTGGATGCTCACGTCCACCCTGCTGGTGCTGCTGATGGTGGTGCCGGGCCTGGCCCTGTTCTATGGCGGTCTGGTGCGCTCGAAGAATGTACTGTCGGTGCTCAGCCAGATCCTGGTGGTGTTCTCGCTGGTGCTGCTGCTGTGGGTGTCCTACGGCTACAGCGCGGTGTTCAGCGCCGGCAATCCGTTCTTCGGTTCGTTCACCGAGTTCGCATTCCTCAAGGGCTTCACGCCTGATTCGGTCGGCAACACGCCCATCGCGGGCCTGCCGGATTACCTGTTCGTAGCCTTCCAGTCGACCTTTGCCGGCATCACCACCGCACTGATCGTCGGCGCCTTCGCCGAACGCATCAAGTTCCGCGCGGTGCTGCTGTTCTCGGCACTGTGGTTCACCTTCAGCTACATCCCGATGGCACACATCGTCTGGGGTGGTGGCTACCTGGGTGAAATGGGAGCCATCGACTTCGCCGGCGGCACCGTGGTGCACATCAACGCCGGTGTGGCCGGCCTGGTCGGCGCCTGGTTCCTGGGCAAGCGCCTGGGCTATGGCCAGACCGCGCTGAAGCCGCACAACGTACCGTTCACCTACATCGGCGCGATGCTGCTGTGGGTCGGCTGGTTCGGCTTCAACGCCGGCTCCGCCGCTGCCGCTGATACCGTCGCCTCGCTGGCCTTCCTCAACACCGTGCTGGCCACCGCTGCGGCGGTGCTGGGCTGGACCCTGGTGGAAGCCATCACCAAGGGCAAGCCGTCGGCGCTGGGTGCAGCGTCGGGTGCGGTGGCCGGTCTGGTCGGCATTACTCCGGCCTGCGGTACCGTCGGCCCGCTCGGTGCGATCGTCATTGGTTTCGTGGCCGGCGTGGTCTGCGTGTGGGGTGTGACCGGCCTGAAGCGCCTGCTGAAGGTGGATGACACCGCCGACGTGTTCGGTGTGCACGGCGTGGGCGGCATCGTCGGCGCCATCCTCACCGGTGTGTTCAGCGCGCAGTCGCTGGGCGGCACCAAGGCCGATCTGGATATCGGCCACCAGGTGTGGGTGCAGGTGGTCAGCGTCGGCCTCACCGTGGTGTGGTCGGCGGTGGTCACCGCGGCCATCCTGCTGCTGGTGAAGGTGGTGGTCGGCCTGCGCGTGACCGAAGAGGCCGAACGCACTGGCCTGGATGTCACCTCGCACGGCGAATCGGCCTACGAGGCCTGA
- a CDS encoding N-acetylmuramoyl-L-alanine amidase: MHPIRTSLMLSACLLLAACASAPQPSRNPLATWVPSPNQNARGPVIIVIHHTEQDSVQQSLHTLRTANSGGRVSAHYLIGADGHRYQLVSDERRAWHAGSGRWGTLTDLNSASIGIELDNNGSTPFAPAQIASLILLLRDLTERLNIPPRQVIGHADLAPTRKADPSRFFPWQQLAEAGFGVWPRASDGPAPEGFDAWNAMARFGYPLEDRDAAVAAFHRRFRGSDDLPKTLDAEDARILHSLLLQTP; the protein is encoded by the coding sequence ATGCACCCGATCCGCACCTCCCTGATGCTCTCGGCCTGCCTGCTGCTGGCCGCCTGCGCTTCTGCGCCGCAGCCAAGCCGCAACCCTCTGGCCACCTGGGTGCCATCGCCGAACCAGAACGCGCGCGGGCCGGTCATCATCGTCATCCACCACACCGAACAGGATTCGGTGCAGCAGAGCCTGCATACCCTGCGGACCGCCAACAGCGGTGGCCGGGTCAGCGCGCATTACCTCATCGGTGCCGATGGCCATCGCTACCAGCTGGTCAGCGACGAGCGCCGCGCCTGGCATGCCGGCTCCGGCCGCTGGGGTACGCTCACCGATCTCAACTCAGCCTCCATCGGCATCGAACTGGACAACAACGGCAGCACGCCGTTCGCGCCCGCGCAGATCGCTTCGCTGATCCTGCTGCTGCGTGACCTTACCGAGCGTCTGAACATCCCGCCACGGCAGGTGATCGGCCATGCCGATCTCGCGCCGACGCGCAAGGCCGACCCCAGCCGTTTCTTCCCGTGGCAGCAGCTGGCCGAAGCAGGTTTCGGCGTGTGGCCGCGTGCCAGCGATGGTCCCGCGCCGGAAGGCTTCGACGCCTGGAATGCGATGGCGCGTTTCGGTTATCCGCTGGAAGATCGCGACGCGGCCGTCGCCGCGTTCCATCGCCGCTTCCGGGGCAGCGACGATCTGCCAAAGACACTGGACGCTGAAGACGCCCGCATCCTGCATTCGCTGCTGCTGCAGACGCCGTAG
- a CDS encoding MltA domain-containing protein has product MITFPSSPRALLTLLAVAALAGCATTGTRPGSPAQSKPAAATYARVDWKALPAVADVDLLAGFSAWRSSCTRLKSDAVWAQPCATAATVSDKDSAAIRQFLQRDLDVYALRAGGHQADGLITGYYEPIYSGSLTRTATATVPVYGTPDDLIVVQLDSLYPELKGKRLRGRLDGKVLKPYDDAGTIAGKGAKAPVLAWLTDPMDLQLLQIQGSGRVRLADGTQVRLAYAEQNGHPYRAIGRWLVDQGELKKEDVTMDAIRAWAKAHPARVPELLRSNPSYVFFVRSADSPEGPRGSLNVPLTAGYSVAVDRSVVPLGSLLWLSTTRPDGSPVVRPVAAQDTGGAIAGEVRADLYWGSGDAAGKLAGDMKQKGNIWMLWPKGAPLPN; this is encoded by the coding sequence ATGATCACTTTTCCGTCGTCGCCGCGCGCGCTCCTCACCCTCCTGGCCGTCGCCGCGCTCGCGGGCTGCGCCACCACGGGCACCCGTCCTGGATCACCCGCCCAGTCCAAGCCCGCTGCCGCCACCTACGCCAGGGTGGACTGGAAGGCGCTGCCGGCCGTCGCCGATGTCGACCTGCTGGCCGGCTTCAGCGCCTGGCGCAGCAGCTGCACCCGCCTGAAGAGCGATGCGGTCTGGGCCCAGCCCTGCGCGACTGCAGCCACGGTGTCCGACAAGGATTCGGCGGCGATCCGCCAGTTCCTGCAGCGCGACCTCGACGTGTACGCATTGCGCGCCGGGGGCCACCAGGCCGATGGCCTGATCACCGGCTACTACGAACCCATCTACTCCGGCAGCCTCACCCGCACCGCGACCGCCACCGTGCCGGTGTATGGCACGCCCGACGATCTGATCGTGGTGCAGCTGGACAGTCTCTACCCGGAACTGAAGGGCAAGCGCCTGCGCGGCCGCCTCGATGGCAAGGTCCTCAAGCCCTATGACGATGCAGGCACCATTGCCGGCAAGGGTGCCAAGGCGCCCGTGCTGGCCTGGCTGACCGACCCGATGGACCTGCAGCTGCTGCAGATCCAGGGTTCGGGCCGGGTGCGCCTGGCCGACGGCACGCAGGTGCGGCTGGCCTATGCCGAACAGAACGGCCACCCCTACCGCGCCATCGGCCGCTGGCTGGTGGACCAGGGCGAGCTGAAGAAGGAAGACGTCACCATGGATGCGATCCGCGCCTGGGCGAAGGCGCACCCCGCGCGCGTGCCGGAGCTGCTGCGCAGCAACCCCAGCTACGTGTTCTTCGTGCGCAGCGCCGACAGCCCGGAAGGCCCGCGCGGTTCCCTGAATGTGCCGCTCACCGCCGGCTACAGCGTCGCGGTGGACCGCAGCGTGGTGCCGCTGGGCAGCCTGCTGTGGCTGTCCACCACGCGCCCGGATGGCAGCCCGGTGGTGCGCCCGGTGGCCGCACAGGACACCGGTGGTGCCATTGCCGGCGAAGTGCGCGCCGATCTGTACTGGGGCAGTGGCGATGCCGCCGGCAAGCTGGCCGGCGACATGAAGCAGAAGGGCAATATCTGGATGCTGTGGCCGAAGGGCGCCCCCCTGCCGAACTGA
- a CDS encoding IS110 family transposase, whose protein sequence is VQMSDSLVIGLDVDSKELVPAVADCKAGDRIPNTKAGIARWLKTLPPRCRIGMEATGKHYELVARMAIQAGHVVYVINPRWIKNYGKATGARGKTDAMDAQVIARYVKKESDRLREYVPRSDEQQQMHDLLRKRQTLVETRARLEQSFEVTKSAPGELADILQAMASTLSELESQLQQLCRDGEHEALYKRLLTIPGIGPAVAAHLVYYMTRWPLANANAWIACTGLDPRPNESGGRTGRRRLSKQGAPVLRQMLYMAAMGLKRCRGGQPLYDDLSGRGHPSTAVFNILARKLARIAWGVFKSGKDFDPALLKVGQARFQQA, encoded by the coding sequence AGTGCAAATGTCCGATTCTCTTGTGATTGGTCTGGATGTGGACTCCAAGGAGCTCGTGCCAGCGGTGGCCGACTGCAAGGCGGGTGACAGAATCCCGAACACCAAGGCTGGCATCGCCAGATGGCTCAAGACGCTCCCGCCGCGATGCCGGATTGGCATGGAAGCGACCGGCAAGCACTATGAGTTGGTGGCGCGTATGGCTATTCAAGCCGGTCACGTGGTCTACGTGATCAATCCTCGCTGGATCAAGAACTACGGCAAGGCGACCGGCGCGCGCGGCAAGACCGATGCGATGGATGCCCAGGTGATCGCCCGGTACGTGAAGAAAGAAAGCGACCGCTTGCGTGAATACGTGCCACGCAGCGACGAGCAGCAGCAGATGCACGACCTGCTGCGCAAGCGACAGACGCTGGTGGAGACCCGGGCGCGTTTGGAACAGTCCTTCGAGGTCACCAAGAGCGCCCCAGGCGAACTGGCAGATATCCTTCAGGCAATGGCCAGCACGCTGTCGGAACTGGAAAGCCAACTGCAGCAGTTGTGCCGAGATGGAGAGCACGAAGCGCTCTACAAGCGTCTGCTGACCATTCCGGGGATCGGTCCGGCCGTGGCGGCGCATCTGGTCTACTACATGACGCGCTGGCCGCTGGCCAACGCCAACGCATGGATCGCCTGCACCGGCCTGGACCCTCGGCCCAACGAATCCGGCGGCAGAACGGGGCGGCGTCGACTGTCCAAACAAGGCGCGCCCGTACTGCGCCAGATGCTGTACATGGCGGCTATGGGTCTCAAGCGTTGCCGCGGCGGGCAGCCGCTTTACGACGATCTATCAGGGCGCGGACACCCAAGCACAGCCGTATTCAACATTCTGGCCAGAAAGCTGGCCAGGATTGCGTGGGGTGTATTCAAGAGCGGCAAGGATTTCGATCCAGCCCTGTTGAAGGTGGGCCAAGCCCGCTTCCAGCAGGCTTGA
- a CDS encoding TonB-dependent receptor, protein MKTPTLVAALAAAPFAPEAFAQSADAALTLGKVQVHQHGEGQLSAHQVLTSVDVLGADQIEDRNVSHSWELLGQMPGIQLTETRQGAESGKVSFRAFNGEGYLNAIKTLIDGIPSNVNSGNQRFIDMLFPLEISYIEVVRGTNDPRYGLHNIGGNVNFGTRQGGNYTDARLAYGSYNTRDAQLAVGREANGLAQNYFVGTQASDGYRDHDTSRKYSLGGKWFYGSLDDGLRVGLTARAYHHEADEPGFMTAEELRAHRRGSDLRNGNDGDDRDMRQIAVHLDLALSDALTFGTRLYDNRYEDDRRVTFSDLPTGNLPRQRRVWDERQTGLLSTLTWQASPALTLEGGLNYERQDNGYLRERYAYAEPTDFSQAPARVQNDDRHSFDNWGAYVQAIYQPAEAWKIVPAYRVDRFSGRTHLMNGVSGRLQDYGSIGQPKLSVIHSLGQTTHVYANWGRTFQVLTGSTAPAYLTPGQAPMQPSTNTGMELGLKFQPFAGSQARLAVWQQDAENEVSNMPATGTTVTLGKTRRRGVDAQLSLQLGDDWTVWASHAYQEAKITRDDRDASVSLQGREVAATPRHISNLGVDYRASDALRLGLQARAQGDYYLEERNVAGKFGGFAVLDLSAAYQITPRWSVDLQLKNVTGREYAYAWYDSFFWDSARPMFSPAPGRSVFVGFNMKL, encoded by the coding sequence ATGAAAACCCCCACGCTGGTGGCCGCCCTCGCGGCTGCCCCGTTCGCCCCTGAAGCGTTCGCACAATCGGCCGACGCCGCTCTCACCCTCGGCAAGGTTCAGGTGCACCAGCACGGCGAAGGCCAGTTGAGCGCGCACCAGGTGCTCACCTCCGTGGACGTACTGGGCGCGGACCAGATCGAAGACCGCAACGTCTCACACAGCTGGGAACTGCTCGGCCAGATGCCCGGCATTCAGCTCACTGAAACCCGGCAGGGCGCCGAATCGGGCAAGGTCAGCTTCCGCGCGTTCAACGGCGAGGGCTACCTCAACGCCATCAAGACGCTCATCGACGGCATTCCCAGCAACGTCAACAGCGGCAACCAGCGCTTCATCGACATGCTGTTCCCGCTGGAAATCAGCTACATCGAAGTCGTGCGCGGCACCAACGACCCGCGCTACGGCCTGCACAACATCGGTGGCAACGTGAACTTCGGTACCCGCCAGGGTGGCAACTACACCGATGCGCGGCTGGCCTATGGCAGCTACAACACCCGCGATGCGCAGCTGGCGGTCGGCCGCGAAGCCAACGGCCTGGCCCAGAACTACTTCGTGGGCACCCAGGCCAGCGATGGCTACCGCGACCATGACACCTCCAGGAAGTATTCGCTGGGCGGCAAATGGTTCTATGGCTCGCTGGACGACGGCCTGCGCGTGGGCCTGACCGCGCGCGCCTACCACCACGAGGCCGACGAGCCCGGCTTCATGACGGCCGAAGAACTGCGCGCCCATCGTCGTGGCAGCGACCTGCGCAACGGCAATGATGGCGATGACCGCGACATGCGGCAGATCGCCGTGCATCTGGATCTGGCGCTGTCCGATGCACTGACCTTCGGCACGCGGCTGTACGACAACCGCTATGAAGACGATCGCCGGGTGACCTTCAGCGACCTGCCCACCGGCAACCTGCCGCGCCAGCGCCGCGTGTGGGATGAACGCCAGACCGGCCTGCTCAGCACGCTTACCTGGCAGGCCAGCCCCGCGCTCACCCTGGAAGGCGGCCTGAACTACGAGCGCCAGGACAACGGCTACCTCCGCGAGCGTTACGCCTACGCCGAACCCACCGACTTCAGCCAGGCGCCGGCACGCGTGCAGAACGACGACCGCCACAGCTTCGACAACTGGGGTGCCTACGTGCAGGCCATCTACCAGCCCGCCGAGGCATGGAAGATCGTGCCGGCCTACCGTGTGGACCGCTTCAGTGGCCGCACCCATCTGATGAACGGTGTCAGCGGCCGCCTGCAGGACTACGGCAGCATCGGCCAGCCCAAGCTGAGCGTCATCCACAGCCTGGGCCAGACCACCCACGTCTACGCCAACTGGGGCCGCACCTTCCAGGTGCTCACCGGCTCCACCGCGCCGGCCTACCTCACCCCGGGGCAGGCACCGATGCAGCCGTCCACCAACACCGGCATGGAGCTGGGTCTGAAATTCCAGCCGTTTGCGGGCAGCCAGGCGCGCCTGGCGGTGTGGCAGCAGGATGCGGAAAACGAGGTGTCCAACATGCCGGCCACCGGTACCACGGTCACCCTGGGCAAGACCCGCCGCCGTGGCGTGGATGCGCAGCTGAGCCTGCAGCTGGGCGACGACTGGACGGTGTGGGCCTCGCATGCCTACCAGGAAGCGAAGATCACCCGCGACGACCGCGATGCCAGCGTTTCGCTGCAGGGCAGGGAAGTTGCTGCCACCCCGCGCCACATCAGCAACCTGGGCGTGGACTACCGCGCCAGCGACGCACTGCGGCTGGGCCTGCAGGCACGCGCACAGGGCGACTACTACCTGGAAGAACGCAATGTGGCCGGCAAATTCGGTGGCTTTGCCGTGCTCGACCTCAGTGCCGCGTACCAGATCACCCCGCGCTGGAGCGTGGACCTGCAGCTGAAGAACGTCACCGGCCGCGAGTACGCCTACGCCTGGTATGACAGCTTCTTCTGGGACAGCGCTCGCCCGATGTTCTCGCCCGCCCCGGGCCGCAGCGTGTTCGTCGGCTTCAACATGAAGCTGTAG
- a CDS encoding HigA family addiction module antitoxin gives MRTVPYPAPGEILLHEFLEPLGITQYRLAKAIGVSQRRIGEIVTGQRAVTADTGLRLSRYFGLSDKFWIGLQADFDAAMTKEKLADVLARIEPYSAAV, from the coding sequence ATGCGAACCGTCCCCTACCCCGCTCCCGGCGAGATCCTGCTGCACGAGTTCCTGGAACCTCTTGGCATCACCCAGTACCGCCTGGCGAAGGCGATCGGCGTGTCGCAGCGTCGGATCGGCGAGATTGTTACCGGTCAGCGCGCGGTGACGGCAGATACCGGCCTGCGCCTTTCCCGCTACTTCGGGCTGTCAGACAAGTTCTGGATTGGTCTGCAGGCCGACTTCGATGCGGCGATGACCAAGGAGAAACTGGCCGACGTGCTGGCGCGGATCGAGCCTTACAGCGCGGCGGTGTGA
- a CDS encoding type II toxin-antitoxin system RelE/ParE family toxin: MPIQSFACKRTQALFDGQRVPRWRHIEGTALRKLAMLNVAADLRDLRIPPANRLEPLRGVRCGQYSIRVNDQFRLCFVWTREGPAEVEIVDYH, translated from the coding sequence ATGCCGATCCAATCATTTGCCTGCAAACGCACGCAGGCGCTGTTTGATGGCCAGCGCGTGCCGAGATGGCGCCACATCGAAGGCACTGCACTCCGCAAGTTGGCGATGCTCAATGTTGCGGCTGATCTGCGGGATCTGCGCATACCGCCGGCCAATCGCTTGGAGCCATTGCGCGGAGTCCGCTGCGGCCAGTACAGCATCCGCGTCAATGATCAGTTCCGGCTGTGCTTCGTCTGGACCCGAGAAGGCCCTGCGGAAGTTGAAATTGTCGATTACCACTAA
- a CDS encoding ATP-binding protein — translation MSDPAPPPSLDALGTPLAWAGADGRISGCNPAFARWLGVSGRRLIGQPLAALEVQGEALAHFLARDERDALRLNRLALALPGEAARFAEGWMSRRDDGGWLLEAHPVDEFPGLDPTQALPSALSAALKGLAHELRNPLAGLKGAAQLLARRAAQRDASERELIELIGSEIERLNGLLDQLLSPAPAAPHAPLNIHAALERVLRLAESEAGWAVRLQRDYDPSIPEFDGDADRLTQAVWNLVRNAIQAGAGVITLRTRVEHGARIAEQLHTLALRLEIADDGRGVPEELAEHLFLPLVSGRAEGTGLGLALAQQVAREHRGTLTYRSRPGHTVFTLLLPIGNGAALAEEAPRDV, via the coding sequence ATGTCCGACCCCGCACCCCCGCCTTCCCTCGATGCCCTCGGCACGCCGCTGGCCTGGGCCGGGGCCGATGGCCGCATCAGCGGCTGCAACCCCGCCTTCGCCCGCTGGCTGGGTGTCAGCGGCCGCCGCCTCATCGGCCAGCCGCTGGCCGCGCTGGAAGTGCAGGGCGAGGCGTTGGCCCATTTCCTCGCCCGTGACGAGCGCGACGCCCTGCGGCTCAACCGTCTGGCGCTGGCCCTGCCGGGCGAGGCGGCGCGCTTCGCCGAGGGCTGGATGAGCCGCCGCGATGATGGCGGCTGGCTGCTGGAAGCCCACCCGGTCGACGAATTCCCCGGCCTGGACCCGACCCAGGCTTTGCCCAGCGCGCTCAGTGCCGCGCTCAAGGGCTTGGCCCACGAGCTGCGCAACCCGCTGGCTGGGCTGAAGGGCGCCGCCCAGCTGCTGGCCCGCCGCGCGGCACAGCGTGACGCCAGCGAGCGCGAACTGATCGAACTCATTGGTTCGGAGATCGAGCGCCTCAACGGCCTGCTCGACCAGCTGCTGTCGCCCGCCCCGGCCGCGCCGCATGCACCGCTGAACATCCACGCCGCGTTGGAACGGGTGCTGCGCCTGGCCGAAAGTGAAGCCGGGTGGGCGGTGCGCCTGCAGCGCGATTACGACCCCAGCATTCCCGAGTTCGATGGCGATGCCGACCGCCTTACCCAGGCGGTGTGGAACCTGGTGCGCAATGCCATCCAGGCCGGCGCCGGGGTCATCACCCTGCGCACCCGCGTCGAGCATGGCGCGCGCATCGCCGAGCAGCTGCACACGCTGGCCCTGCGCCTGGAAATTGCCGATGACGGCCGTGGCGTGCCCGAGGAGCTGGCCGAGCACCTGTTCCTGCCGCTGGTCAGCGGCCGCGCCGAAGGTACCGGGCTGGGGCTCGCCTTGGCCCAGCAGGTGGCGCGCGAACACCGCGGCACGCTCACCTACCGTTCGCGCCCGGGCCATACCGTGTTCACTCTGCTGCTGCCGATCGGCAACGGCGCCGCCCTGGCCGAGGAGGCCCCGCGCGATGTCTGA
- the ntrC gene encoding nitrogen regulation protein NR(I), which produces MSDSPPSAQRIWVVDDDRAVRFVLSTALREAGYQVVDFDSAAPALAALNEGPAPALLFTDVRMPGDDGLVLLDKLKAALPQLPVVVMSAYTDVASTAGAFRGGAHEFLSKPFDLDDAVALAQRVLPAVAPALAAPTVVAEAPSDQPPQLVGDTPPMRALFRAIGRLAQAPLAVLITGETGTGKELVANALHRESPRAQAPFVALNTAAIPAELLESELFGHEAGAFTGAQRRHIGRFEQANGGTLFLDEIGDMPLPLQTRLLRVLAQGEFFRVGGRELIHVDVRVVAATHQDLEGLVAQGRFRADLLHRLDVVRLQLPPLRDRREDIAQLATTFLAAAARKLDTPPKRLTAAALQALRDHDWPGNVRELENVCWRMAALAAADTIGVADVDTALNRTRSRRSSPTGADPGQWETLLSEWARRQLAEGTEGLHAQVRERVDHALLEAALQITHGRRAEAAARLGLGRNTLTRKLGAGRRRGGH; this is translated from the coding sequence ATGTCTGATTCCCCTCCCTCCGCGCAGCGCATCTGGGTGGTCGACGATGACCGCGCCGTGCGCTTCGTGCTGAGCACTGCGCTGCGCGAGGCCGGTTACCAGGTCGTCGATTTCGACAGCGCCGCGCCCGCCCTTGCGGCCTTGAACGAAGGCCCGGCACCCGCGCTGCTGTTCACCGATGTGCGCATGCCCGGCGATGATGGCCTGGTGCTGCTGGACAAGCTGAAAGCCGCCCTGCCGCAGCTGCCGGTGGTGGTGATGTCGGCCTACACCGATGTGGCCAGCACGGCCGGCGCGTTCCGCGGTGGCGCGCATGAATTCCTGTCCAAGCCCTTCGACCTGGACGATGCCGTGGCCCTGGCCCAGCGTGTGCTGCCTGCCGTGGCTCCCGCGCTGGCTGCGCCCACGGTAGTGGCCGAGGCACCCAGCGACCAGCCGCCCCAGCTGGTGGGCGATACGCCGCCGATGCGCGCGCTGTTCCGGGCCATCGGCCGCTTGGCGCAGGCACCGCTGGCGGTGCTCATCACCGGCGAAACCGGCACCGGCAAGGAACTGGTGGCCAATGCCCTGCACCGCGAATCGCCGCGCGCGCAGGCGCCGTTCGTCGCGCTCAACACCGCCGCCATTCCCGCCGAACTGCTGGAAAGCGAGTTGTTCGGCCACGAGGCCGGCGCCTTCACCGGCGCACAGCGCCGTCATATCGGCCGCTTCGAGCAGGCCAACGGCGGCACCCTGTTCCTCGATGAAATCGGCGACATGCCGCTGCCCTTGCAGACCCGTCTGCTGCGAGTGCTGGCCCAGGGTGAATTCTTCCGCGTGGGTGGTCGCGAACTGATCCACGTGGACGTGCGCGTGGTGGCCGCCACCCACCAGGATCTGGAAGGGCTGGTGGCACAGGGCCGGTTCCGCGCCGATCTGCTGCACCGCCTGGATGTGGTGCGCCTGCAGCTGCCGCCACTGCGTGATCGCCGCGAGGACATCGCACAGCTGGCCACCACCTTCCTGGCGGCCGCCGCGCGCAAGCTGGACACGCCGCCGAAGCGCCTGACCGCGGCCGCCCTGCAGGCGCTGCGCGACCACGACTGGCCCGGCAACGTCCGCGAACTGGAAAACGTCTGCTGGCGCATGGCGGCCCTCGCCGCCGCCGACACCATCGGCGTAGCCGATGTCGATACCGCGTTGAACCGCACCCGCAGCCGCCGCAGCAGCCCCACAGGTGCCGATCCGGGCCAGTGGGAAACCCTGCTGTCCGAATGGGCGCGGCGGCAGCTGGCCGAGGGCACCGAAGGCCTGCACGCGCAGGTGCGTGAACGGGTCGACCATGCCCTGCTGGAAGCGGCGCTGCAGATCACCCACGGCCGCCGTGCCGAGGCCGCCGCGCGGCTTGGCCTGGGCCGCAACACGCTCACCCGCAAGCTGGGTGCCGGCCGCCGCCGTGGGGGGCATTGA
- a CDS encoding superoxide dismutase family protein, with protein sequence MRLSFAILPLSAAVLLSACGSAPQKPQPTPPPAVTRPLVPLAEANLAPASASIVSGRLVLKTESGGVHLTGLVGGLQPMQQAGFHIHERGDCSAVDASSAGNHFNPTASTHGRAGNGKHHLGDIDNLQADAQGRANVDVHLKGVTLGGGAATDIVGRALVVHANADDYRSQPAGNAGVRIACGVIKVSR encoded by the coding sequence ATGCGTCTGTCATTCGCCATCCTGCCGCTGTCCGCCGCCGTGCTGCTGTCTGCCTGTGGCAGCGCGCCGCAGAAGCCGCAGCCCACGCCGCCGCCGGCCGTCACCAGGCCGCTGGTCCCGCTGGCCGAAGCCAATCTGGCGCCGGCCTCGGCCAGCATCGTCAGTGGTCGCCTGGTGCTGAAGACCGAAAGCGGCGGCGTGCACCTGACCGGTCTGGTGGGGGGGCTGCAACCGATGCAGCAGGCCGGTTTCCATATCCACGAACGTGGCGACTGCAGTGCGGTCGACGCCAGCAGTGCCGGCAACCACTTCAATCCCACGGCCAGCACGCATGGGCGCGCCGGCAATGGCAAGCACCATCTGGGCGACATCGACAACCTACAGGCCGATGCGCAGGGCAGGGCAAACGTTGATGTGCACCTCAAGGGCGTTACCCTTGGAGGAGGCGCCGCCACCGATATCGTCGGGCGTGCACTGGTCGTGCATGCCAACGCGGATGACTATCGCAGCCAGCCCGCCGGCAATGCCGGCGTCCGCATCGCCTGCGGTGTGATCAAGGTTTCCCGCTGA